A segment of the Butyrivibrio fibrisolvens genome:
GTCTGCAAAAAGCAAAAAGGTAAGTTTTGGGAATACTGTTTTCAAGTGAAAGTGAGGATTTTTTTCAATGCCAAAAAGAGAAGAAAAACGTGATCTGGAGACCATTCCGGTAGGTTCCCTGGGAGTTATCCCCCTTAAGGGTGTCAGGAAACTGGCTGAACAGGTAGATTATTACCTTGTTAAATGGAGGGCAGAACGTGAGAACGAGCACAAGGGGAGTCTCGCATTCTCCGGTTATGAGCGTCCTTCATACCTTCTGGATTGTGACCTTCCAAGATTCGGAACCGGTGAAGGTAAAGGTGTTATCAAGACTTCTGTAAGAGGTGATGACCTTTACATTCTGGTAGATGTTGTTAACTATAGTCTGACATATAAACTTTTTGGCAAAGAAAATCATATGTCTCCTGATGATCATTATCAGGATTTAAAGAGAATTATTGCAGCTGTTGGCGGTAAGGCACGCAGAATCACAGTGATCATGCCATTCCTTTATGAGTCACGTCAGCACAAGAGATCAGGACGCGAATCCCTCGACTGTGCAATCGCGCTTCAGGAACTGACATCCATGGGTGTAGATAACATTATCACATTCGATGCACATGATCCTCGTGTACAGAACGCTATTCCGCTCAATGGTTTTGAAACAGTTCGTACAACTTATCAGTTTATAAAAGCACTCCTGCGCAATGTGAGCGGCCTCAAGATTGATTCGGATCATATGATGGTAATAAGCCCTGATGAGGGAGGCATGGGCCGTGCTATATATCTGGCCAGCGTACTTGGCCTTGATGTAGGCATGTTTTACAAGCGTCGTGACTACACTCAGGTAGTTGACGGACGTAACCCGATACTGTCCCACGAATTCCTGGGATCTTCAGTAGAAGGTAAGACAGTTATCATCATAGACGATATGATCTCTTCCGGGGAAAGCATGCTTGATGTTGCCGCAGAGCTGAAAGAGCGCAAGGCCGCCAGGATCTACGTATTCTCGACCTTTGGACTCTTCACATCAGGACTCGAGAAGTTTGATGAAGCCTATGAAAAGGGCATTATCGACAGAATCCTGACGACCAATCTGATCTATCAGACACCGGAGCTTCTCTCACGCGAATGGTACATTAGTACTGACATGAGCAAGTATATTGCTTATATTATCGACACACTTAATCATGATGCTTCTATCAGTGATCTTCTTAATCCTGTAGAACGTATCAATTCAATCATAACTCGTTACAATAACGGAGAATTAGAAGAATTCGCAACACTGAAAAATTAAATTTTTTCAGTCAAAAATCAAGTTACGAAAAACTTACACCAACTTTTAAAGGACCATCACTGGGGAGTGATGGTCCTTTTATTTTTCGCTGTGCGAAGTTTGCGTTGTCATTGCATCATAGATTCTATGATTCTATAAATTCTCGTTTCTATTTGTACAGATACGTCAGGAAATGATTTCCGTTTTCCTCAAATAAGTCTATAGAATCATTCATTCCATTCTTATAAACGCTGGCTGTTCCCTTAGCAGGATTAAAGAGGACTATATTCTGGCTGTTAAAGCCTATAAGAAGCATAGCGCTACCATCAGATAATCTTACCATTACAGGGATATCCTGATTAAGGTAATAGAGCATAGCATTCATGTCGCAGCCATCATATTCAAGGATAGTCGCTCCAGGAAGACTCTGCGCAAGGATCTCTTCTGCAGTACTGCCCTCTTCAAGCATCTTTCCAACATCAACATTTATGCCTTCAAATTCAAGCATAGTCCTCAGGCACACTTCTGTAGAATTATCAGCACTGTAATTCTTATCTTCTACATTATAGGTTATGCTCATGATCTGATTACTTGTAAGAAGGTTACCAGAATACCATACGTAATCGTTAGAGTTATCCACTATAACACCCTTGCAGGCGTAAGCCTTATTAAGAGCATCAGCGGCATCTACCGTGATATCCGTAACCTGGTCCTTGTTATATACAAAGAACATATTGTTTTCTGTACTGCTCTTTTCAACAGGTACTTCCCTGCTTCCTTCATATAATGTCTGAGAAGGAGTCAGCACCTTAAGAGAAGCCGCTGTTACTGAGTTCTTAAGGCTTATCCTTGCAGTAAGCTTATAAGCATCAGTATTTACATATTCAAGAATGTTAGAGCCTTCTTCGACTTCAAGCGTACTCATGATCTGGTCCTGAGTTGACTCCTCGTAAAAGCCTGTTCCTTCATTCCATTTAACTCTGGACAAGATGATCTGATTGTCCTTAATGAGAGTTCCTACAGTAAAGTTACCCTCTGACTTATAGTTTTCAAGAAGTCTTCCCTCTTTGTCCTGTATTCTAATTGAATACATAGCATATACAGGATTACCCATCTGATCATCATGGATATCTTCTTCTTTGACAACGCCATATACAAGGTCATCGTCCATGTATCCAAGAAGGATTATATACTCGCCGTCATCAGGCTCAATAGTAGTAACAGCCTGAGTTGCAAAGTTCATGATATTTATGGACTTAAGGCCGTCCCTGCTTGACTTGTCCTGCCAAGCTATCATCTCTCCTGACTCTGGCATCTCATACTCACAGCCAAGCATATTGCTGATGACTGATTCATAGGTCCTGCCTTCAAGATCAACTGCCAGCAGGTCGCTTCCAAGTATTACATAGAACTGGCTGCTGTTACCAAGTGTAGCGATCTTTTTGGCATATGCCATGATAATGTCTTCAGACTGATTACTCGGGATAAAGACCTGCTCTTCTACAGTATTGGTGGATGCATTGTAAGCATAAACCGCAATACCGACTTTTCCCTCATGAATTCCGCGGTTCATATATCCTGCAACAGAGAAATATACGTTACCCGCTTCATCGATATTCAGGATCTGAATCGAGTTACCCTGATACATGCATCTTGTATCATTATTATTTTCATCATAGAAGCCAAAGATAAATGCAAGTTTATTATTTGTAACATTGTAGGAAAAGAGTCTGTCCTGACATACAAATGCAAATGCTGATCCGCCCTCATTTTCAGTAAATTCTATATTGTCTGTATCAGCTATTCCTAAACTTATCTCTCCGCCGTCAAACTCAGATTTATCAGGCGTAAAAATGCTATCCATCGTGCGTTCATAGTTAAGAAGATAGATCCTGTCTTTGGTGTAGCGCACTCTGAAATACTCTTCTACATTGCAGGTATATTCTTTTTCTCCACCTACTGTCACCTGATACTTAAGAAGAAAGCTTCCTGTCTGCTTGTGAAGATCCACAGTCAGAACTTCAGGATCAGTATGGGACTTAATCTCAAGATCACCCCAGGTGACCTGATTTAAACTTGAATTGATATTAACCTTGGCATATGAAGTATTATCACCTGATGAATTAGACTCAAGATATGTCTTTATTTCTTCAGGAGCTTTTTCTTTGTCAAAAGTAGTCTCTGAAAAGTGCTTTACAAAATCAAGCTTCTCGTCAAAATAATAGCGCTCTTCATCACCTGTCCATACGATCCTTGAAATGTATCTGACAGTCTGGTCATTTACGTCAGCCATTATCACAAGAGCGTATTCTTTATTTTCATCTATAAGGTCTTTTATCTGGAAATTAAGTGTTACAGTATCCTTCGCAGCACTTTTTGAAGCGCTGTCTATCTGGGTGCTTTCAACAAGGCTGCTGCCGTCAAGAGTTCTTACTTCGAATTTGAAATTCGTAGCATCCTGACCATACAGATTCATCACTGCAGTTATTTCCCTGTTTACTCCTGTGGGGAAAATAGTACCATGTATGTACTTTACATCCATTTCAGATGTATAACCATAAAGGGTACACAGGGAATTTTCATTTTCAATTAAAGACAATGTCGGAAGAGTCGCCAAAGACATCTGAGCAGTCATATCACTTCTCTGATGATTAGTAAAACGACTTATCAGAATAAGGCTCAAGATAAAAACTATGATTATATATATGATCTTTATTATCGTCTTTTTCATGATGGTTTACCAAATATATTTTATCATTTGACTTATTATCCGTCACAATGTAAGCTATTTTTAATAACCTAACGTTTAGCATATATGGAAAACCGTGAGGTGGAATATGGAAAATCCAATTCTGTACCGTAAGCGGATAATACCAGATGAGTGTATTAAATTAAAGGATGACGTCATTCTCTATCATGATTCAAGCATGATCATGACGTCGTGGCATGCTTTTCGCAAAAAAGATTATCTTTCTTACGGGTATTCCTGTTATTTCCTGGATCAAGGCTTCAAATTAAGTAAGTTCTACAGAGACGATGGCACCTTCAGCAGGTGGTATTTTGACATCGTATCCTATCAAAAAGGTCCCGAAGACAATTCAATAATGGTCGTTGACCTTCTGGCAGATGTTGTCATCTATCCTGATGGCAGGTTCGAAGTCGTCGATCTGGACGAACTAGCCCAGGCTTATGACAAGAGCCTTCTGACAGCCGGACAGATGCACGAATGTCTTGAAAGTCTTGACCGCCTTATAAAGATCATCAACGAAGGAAGACTGTCTGAACTTTACCTTCCTTTGGAGATCCAGATCTCAAAAGAGCGGAACAATGTCCACTAAATGAAAGTCATCTGACATTATCCTTAAAGGGATATAAATCTGCCCATCTTTAGTAGAAAATATGGTTGCCGATCTGTATACCTTCAAGTCCCGGAATAGGAGTCCTAAAGTATACGCAGGTTCCAACATTAGTCACTCCGCTCATGGCTTCATCTGCTGCCCTGTAGCAGGAAGCTGTTGCCTTGTCCTGCGCAAGTGCAAGCTCAAGTCTTCCACTGGCAACAGGTGCAAACTGTTTGTTTTGGTATATAACTCCCACAACCGTATCAGGATACAC
Coding sequences within it:
- a CDS encoding DUF402 domain-containing protein; its protein translation is MENPILYRKRIIPDECIKLKDDVILYHDSSMIMTSWHAFRKKDYLSYGYSCYFLDQGFKLSKFYRDDGTFSRWYFDIVSYQKGPEDNSIMVVDLLADVVIYPDGRFEVVDLDELAQAYDKSLLTAGQMHECLESLDRLIKIINEGRLSELYLPLEIQISKERNNVH
- a CDS encoding ribose-phosphate pyrophosphokinase, with the protein product MPKREEKRDLETIPVGSLGVIPLKGVRKLAEQVDYYLVKWRAERENEHKGSLAFSGYERPSYLLDCDLPRFGTGEGKGVIKTSVRGDDLYILVDVVNYSLTYKLFGKENHMSPDDHYQDLKRIIAAVGGKARRITVIMPFLYESRQHKRSGRESLDCAIALQELTSMGVDNIITFDAHDPRVQNAIPLNGFETVRTTYQFIKALLRNVSGLKIDSDHMMVISPDEGGMGRAIYLASVLGLDVGMFYKRRDYTQVVDGRNPILSHEFLGSSVEGKTVIIIDDMISSGESMLDVAAELKERKAARIYVFSTFGLFTSGLEKFDEAYEKGIIDRILTTNLIYQTPELLSREWYISTDMSKYIAYIIDTLNHDASISDLLNPVERINSIITRYNNGELEEFATLKN